In Candidatus Binatia bacterium, the sequence GATGACTGTCCCTGCCCATCCATAGTTCTGCTCCTCTCCGTCGTCGGGTTCTTGTTATCTGAGTGCTCGCTGCATGGCTCAAGGGTAAGCCCACCGAGGTTCTGAGGCAATCACAGGCCCACTCCTCAGTAGGGCGGGGCGAACTTGATCCCGCTGGCGCTCACGATGTCCATGATCCGCAGAAACAGATCCTCGCGGATGGTGGCGTACTCCTGGAAATTGGCGGTCAAAATGTCGGTGGAAACTTCGACCTGGAAGGCCGGACCGCCGAAACCTGAAAAGAGAGCGCGCGCGGTTGGCGCATAGACCTTGGGATGCTCGTGCAGCAGCTTCGTCAGCTCTCCAAGCACCCGCCGCATCTGCTCGGCGGTCGTATCGTGGTGCAGCCCGAGCGTCGTGGACAAGCGAATGCGGTCGCGGCGGGCCATATTCTCCAGCTGCATGCTGGCGAATTGCGCATTGGGAATGGAGACGACGGTACGGTCGAGCGTGCGCACGCGTGTGGACCAGAGGGAGATGTCCTCCACCGTGCCCATTTTGTCTCCAAAACGGCAGAGGTCGCCGACCCGCACCGGCTGATCCGCGATCAAGGTGACACCGCCGAAAAAGTTCTTCAGCGTCTCCTGCGCTGCGAGCGCTACGGCCAAGCCGCCGACACCAAAGCCCGCGAGGAGACCAGAGGCGTTGAAGCCGACGTTTTGCAGGAACGCGAGCGCAGCGACTGCGATAAGGAACAATTTGACGGTCCGCCGGCCAAGCGGAAGCATGGCCACCGCCGTTGCCTGGCCGCGCGCGATGAGACGGTCCGCAGCTTTCAAGGTGCCGATATCAATGAGCCGCAACGCCAGCCAGGTCAGGGCGGTGACGACCAGCGCCTTGGCGATGCCGTTGAAAAAGGCTTGCACCGGCAGAGCGAGTTCCAGCAGGAGGGACCCGGAGATGAAAAGCGTGATCCCGATCCCCAGCCGCACGGGTCCGACGATCAGTTGCTCCACCTTGTCCTCGAGTGTGTGGCGCAAGCGCGTCACCAGTGGGCGGACGGCACGCGCGATCAGCGCGGTAATGAGCCACGACGCCAGGACCGCGACGAGGGTCAGCACGCCGAGGCCGATCCATTGCCACAGTTCGATCTCGACAAAAGTGATCTCGAAGAAGGGATCGGGCAGCCACTCGCCGAGCGGACCGTAACCGAACTGGACATAGAGTTGGGGGATCTTGGTGACGGTCAGGGCGGAGACCTTCCAGATGAACGCCTCATCGAGCGGCACGCGTTCGAGAAGAATTGGGATCGGTGCTTTGGCCGTACGGATGGTGCCGACGCGCTCGCGGCGTGGCGGACGACCACCAGTGAGGCTACCCTCCGGCGAATCACTCAGCGACTCGAGGTCGATCCACAAGGTGTGATCAATGACAACCTTCAGGTGACGCGCGAGAACGGGTCCACGGCTGACGCGTTCCC encodes:
- a CDS encoding mechanosensitive ion channel family protein, with the translated sequence MLGQATISSRQARTGGIRYAAVLLAGFVYVTSLSSSLAQPASPTVAKPTPQPAGPADEFERGTPRSAMAGYLKACRDGDYERASEYLDLSRLSPGERVSRGPVLARHLKVVIDHTLWIDLESLSDSPEGSLTGGRPPRRERVGTIRTAKAPIPILLERVPLDEAFIWKVSALTVTKIPQLYVQFGYGPLGEWLPDPFFEITFVEIELWQWIGLGVLTLVAVLASWLITALIARAVRPLVTRLRHTLEDKVEQLIVGPVRLGIGITLFISGSLLLELALPVQAFFNGIAKALVVTALTWLALRLIDIGTLKAADRLIARGQATAVAMLPLGRRTVKLFLIAVAALAFLQNVGFNASGLLAGFGVGGLAVALAAQETLKNFFGGVTLIADQPVRVGDLCRFGDKMGTVEDISLWSTRVRTLDRTVVSIPNAQFASMQLENMARRDRIRLSTTLGLHHDTTAEQMRRVLGELTKLLHEHPKVYAPTARALFSGFGGPAFQVEVSTDILTANFQEYATIREDLFLRIMDIVSASGIKFAPPY